The window CCTTTTGAAGTGTAAAAGGAGAAAGTTTCCTACCTGGGATTTAATAGCTCTGGTCACCGCCGTTGCTGCGTCCACCAGATCCCTAGTCCTGGACTGCTTCACATCCAGACCAAACCTCTGTGCATCAATAAAGGCGTAAAAAGCTCCCCCGTAGCTGATGTCCACCGTCACCTCACCAAACCCCTCTACTGTCACCGTCACATCTGGTGTAAAGTCATTTATTCAGCCCTGTGGGATATAAAACCACCTGACCACAATTtgagtgtaaataaaaaaacaaaaaaacgaccTCCCACCTGTTGCAAAGGCAAACGCCGGCACACTCAGAAACCTCACCGCTCCTGTTTTACCAGCAGAGTACTCCACAAAAGCCTTCACCAGCCCACAGGGGCAGTGGATGTTCACCTGCGTCTCCGGCGACCGCGGCTCCTTCACCAGCTTGTAGTCCACGGCGAAGCGACCCAGGGCGATGACGGCGTGTCCGCACATCGTGCTGTAGCCCTCGTTGTGCATGAATAGCACCCCCAGGTCGGCCTCGGGCATCTCGCTGTCCACGATCAAGGCCCCGTACATGTCGTAGTGACCCCGGGGCTCGAACATCAGCACCTTCCTGAGGTGGTCCAGGTGCTCGCGGGCGTACCTGCGCTTTGAGAGCACACTgtcacctctgacctctgggtAGCCAGCAACAACGATGCGGAGAGGTTCCCCTCCTGTGTGCATGTCGACCACAGACAGCTCGACTCCCTCATGAGGgggaagctgcagctccatctcTGAACTgctcaaagaaataaaaatgcacgTAAGGTTTCAGCATCATTTGGACCTGATAAAAGTTTATCAGGTCCTCCTCACACCAAaggaggaaggaaaataatacacgATGTCACCAAATAATAGAGTCCACCCTTATGTAGTTTATCTCAGTGTAATTCCAGATGTTCTGTGAAACTTTCAGAGGTTTGAGAACAGTAGTGGACATACAGCATCCTGAAGACCAAGGGACACATAGAGGCCAGCTGAAAAGTTCTGCAGAAGTTTAAAGCAAGGTTCAAATCTTGGAATATTGGCTTGTCTTGGAATAATATTCCAAGATTTGAACGTCCCACAAAGCCTCGTTTAGGAGTTTAGTTC is drawn from Xiphophorus hellerii strain 12219 chromosome 15, Xiphophorus_hellerii-4.1, whole genome shotgun sequence and contains these coding sequences:
- the l3hypdh gene encoding trans-L-3-hydroxyproline dehydratase, giving the protein MELQLPPHEGVELSVVDMHTGGEPLRIVVAGYPEVRGDSVLSKRRYAREHLDHLRKVLMFEPRGHYDMYGALIVDSEMPEADLGVLFMHNEGYSTMCGHAVIALGRFAVDYKLVKEPRSPETQVNIHCPCGLVKAFVEYSAGKTGAVRFLSVPAFAFATDVTVTVEGFGEVTVDISYGGAFYAFIDAQRFGLDVKQSRTRDLVDAATAVTRAIKSQVKLHHPVSDDLAFLYGTILTDGRDQFSPEPTANICVFAEAQVDRSPTGSGVTARVALQYHKGLIQLNQTRTFQSGATGSQFTGKAVEETRCGDFRAVVVEVAGRAFYTGVSRFVQEPQDELTHGFLLK